One genomic window of Dromaius novaehollandiae isolate bDroNov1 chromosome 23, bDroNov1.hap1, whole genome shotgun sequence includes the following:
- the LOC112994169 gene encoding olfactory receptor 4N5-like, whose amino-acid sequence METGNKTEVMEFVLLGLSQTHEVQLFLFFLFLLFYVIVLPGNILIILTVRRDPQLDSPMYFFLAHLAFLDICYCSITPPKMLADFFSQRKTISSRSCIAQLFFLHFLGGAEIFLLIAMAFDRYVAICKPLHYATLMKKMVCWILVVAAWAGGFTHSLIQVAFVVHLPFCGPNELDNFFCDVTQVIKLACTNTYVLEFIIFVNSGLVILICFILLLLSYGVLVIRLKTGISKGKRKAVSTCITHIIIVFVMFGPAMYIYCRPFCSLPLDKVVAVFHTVVFPLMNPMIYTLRNREILGAMKQLLARCCLGRGN is encoded by the coding sequence ATGGAAACTGGAAACAAGACAGAAGTAATGGAATTTGTGCTCTTGGGATTGTCCCAGACTCATGAAGTGcaactcttcctctttttccttttcctgcttttctatGTCATTGTCCTTCCAGGAAACATCCTCATCATTCTCACAGTCAGGAGAGATCCACAGCTAGACTCCCCTATGTACTTTTTCCTAGCTCACCTGGCTTTCCTGGATATCTGCTACTGCTCCATTACACCACCTAAGATGCTGGCTGACTTCTTCTCACAACGCAAGACAATCTCCTCTAGAAGCTGCATAGCACAACTCTTCTTCCTCCACTTCCTGGGAGGAGCTGAGATCTTTCTGCTCATAGCTATGGCCTTTGACAGATATGTGGCTATCTGTAAGCCTCTTCATTATGCAACCTTAATGAAGAAAATGGTCTGTTGGATCTTGGTGGTGGCTGCGTGGGCTGGAGGATTCACACATTCACTCATACAAGTTGCATTTGTTGTCCATCTTCCCTTCTGTGGCCCCAATGAACTTGACAACTTCTTTTGTGATGTTACACAGGTGATTAAGTTAGCTTGTACCAACACTTATGTACTAGAGTTTATCATATTTGTCAACAGTGGCCTAGTCATCTTGATATGTTTCATTCTTCTGCTCCTTTCCTATGGTGTCCTAGTAATCCGTCTGAAAACAGGCATCtccaaagggaagagaaaagcagtatCTACCTGCATCACCCACATTATTATTGTCTTTGTTATGTTTGGGCCAGCTATGTACATATACTGCCGACCTTTCTGTAGTCTGCCACTGGACAAGGTGGTGGCTGTGTTCCACACAGTGGTTTTTCCTCTCATGAACCCCATGATCTATACTCTGAGGAACAGGGAGATCCTTGGTGCTATGAAGCAGTTGTTGGCACGATGCTGCCTGGGGAGAGGGAACTAA